Within the Eucalyptus grandis isolate ANBG69807.140 chromosome 1, ASM1654582v1, whole genome shotgun sequence genome, the region GGAATGACTAAAGTGAAGTTGTTGCTCGAGAAGTCCATGTGGCAAATGGCGGCAGGGGCAATGTTTCTCCACGGAGCCTGTTCTTATGGAGGTCAAGAACTAACAAAGAAGTAAGATCTGATGACGGTGTTTCAATATGGTCTAGTAAATTAAACGAAAGATTGAGATAACTAAGCTCTTGAAACTCCCATATCCATTTTGGTAACTTGCCCTCAATTGATTGTCAGAGAGGTCTAGAAATACCAATCTATGTTGCCCAGCGAGGAACTCAGGTATAGTCCTCAACTGGCAAGAAGCCAAATATAAGGTTGAAAGGTCAGGGACTGAAGATGCCTTTGTGGTATTAATGGAAAAACGATTGTAAGAAAGATCCAAATACGAAAGATTTCTCAACTGCTGAACCAAATTAATATGGAATGAGCCACTAAAATTATTGAAAGAAAGTGAGAGGTACTTGAGCCTTCGGAGTTCCCATATAGACATCGGTAGTTCTCCTCCTATATTGTTGTAGCTCAAATCAAGTGTATCCAGTTTGTGCAATGTAGCATCAGAAAATTCCTTCACTTGACCAGAAAATTGGTTGTAGGAAAGTTGAAGCTTCTGAATCGATGGAAGTATGAACAGAGATGAGGGAATATTTcctttcaataaattgaattgcaggttgagaATAAGAAGACTCGAGAGATATTCCCATTGGATTAAATCAATCTGACCAGTCAGATAATTGTGGGACAAAGTGATTTGTGTTAGATTCTTGGACTTTCTGAGTGATGGAATTGAACCAATAAAATTGTTCAATGAGAAGTCCACATAAGTCAATTGCGAAAGATTGGCAAAAGAGCTTGGGATATTTCCATCAAAGCTGCAATTCACCAATTCTATTCTTGACAGATACCTGAGATTACCAATTGAATCTGGAAGCCTCCCAGAAATATTTGTGAAACTAAGAACAAGTGTCTGAAGAGAAGCATTCTTTGCAAATTCTGGCAAAGAACCCTGAAGGAGCTCATTGAATGATAGGTCAAGGGTCTGAAGTGTTTGTAACTGGATGAATTTTTGAGGAAATTCTCCTTGCAGGCCAGAATTACTGAGATCCAGATTAGTTAAATTGTTGAAGTGGCCAAAGAACTCTGGGACGGTGGTAGACAGATTATTGTTTCCCAGTTTAATCACTGAGAGAAAGCGAAGATTCACGAGGGAAGAGCAAGACTTGATGGGACCTGATAAATAACAATTCATCATGCTCAACACTTGAAGTTTTGGCAGTGAAGAAGACAAGGCATTGCACAATTCGTTCCCTGTAGCAGAGACGTTCACTCCATCAAGGCAAAACTCTCTCAACTCGGTAAGATTCCCAACAAGCATCTTTAGATTCGGATTCTCAAGTTTCAGTGAATTGAGCCCAGGAAAATAAAGTAGCGATATATCAAGAGTAACCAACCTTGCCAAACGTGATATTCCAATTGGAACCTGTCCTCTGAACCCTGcatttgaaagatttaggtAGACCAAATTGGTGAGATTACCGAACCCAGATGGAATCTCCGAAGACGGGAAGTTGTTGAAAGCCAAATTCAGCCTCTGAAGATAATTGAGTCTGAAAAGACTCGATGAGTCATTAAGTCCACCAGCGATACTCTCGTTGGTCAGATCAAGCCCCGTGACTTGGCCGCCTTTGCAGGTCACGCCGTCCCAAGAATCATTGCTCTGAttccatttgatcaatttagtggAAAATGAAGCAGAGAAGTTGAGGCTATTCTTCAATTCCAGCAGCAGCAATTTCTGATCGCCGAAACACTGGCCCGAGACCAATACTGTGTCTATGCTGAAAGGGTTGGTATGTGCAAGTATTAAGACCAACCATAGGAGGAGCCAATTCCTCATTTGTTTCAAGCAGATTAGGAAATGCTATTTTACGGAGTTTGCGAGTGAAGAATACGAGGAGGATTTGTGTTCTTAATGGAAGGCAGATGAACATGAACTTCCTTGTGTGAGATTCCAATGGAGCTGTGTTTGGTCCAACTCATATCACATCCTATCATCAATTTTTCAGTCCATACGTGTGGCTATCAAAAGTTTACTTGACTTGCGAATGCAAAATCGTCTAGTCACTTGGATGAGTTTTCAGTGGTTCTCGactgttgatgaagaaaagccaagaaagaaagaaaaaacaagagcAACTCTTTCCCTTGGATATCATTTTCCGCTTTCTACGGTATAAGTTATAGgagtttttctaatgtgggctacattaattaatattataatttaccattttatggGGTtagttggtctaaggtgagatagaatatttcttaattaatttaataggAGGTTGGTTAGTATGAGCTAAATTGAGCCTAAC harbors:
- the LOC120295896 gene encoding receptor-like protein 7; this encodes MRNWLLLWLVLILAHTNPFSIDTVLVSGQCFGDQKLLLLELKNSLNFSASFSTKLIKWNQSNDSWDGVTCKGGQVTGLDLTNESIAGGLNDSSSLFRLNYLQRLNLAFNNFPSSEIPSGFGNLTNLVYLNLSNAGFRGQVPIGISRLARLVTLDISLLYFPGLNSLKLENPNLKMLVGNLTELREFCLDGVNVSATGNELCNALSSSLPKLQVLSMMNCYLSGPIKSCSSLVNLRFLSVIKLGNNNLSTTVPEFFGHFNNLTNLDLSNSGLQGEFPQKFIQLQTLQTLDLSFNELLQGSLPEFAKNASLQTLVLSFTNISGRLPDSIGNLRYLSRIELVNCSFDGNIPSSFANLSQLTYVDFSLNNFIGSIPSLRKSKNLTQITLSHNYLTGQIDLIQWEYLSSLLILNLQFNLLKGNIPSSLFILPSIQKLQLSYNQFSGQVKEFSDATLHKLDTLDLSYNNIGGELPMSIWELRRLKYLSLSFNNFSGSFHINLVQQLRNLSYLDLSYNRFSINTTKASSVPDLSTLYLASCQLRTIPEFLAGQHRLAPWRNIAPAAICHMDFSSNNFTLVIPPAIGTTLSGAVFFSLSRNYIQGFIPKSICKADYLEVLDLSHNNLRGNIPDCLVMESLKILDLRNNALDGSIINFPETCGLKTLDLSRNLLGGKFPTSLANCTTLEVLDVGTNQIEDVFPCELKSIASLHVLVLGSNKFHGGVGCPETNGNWTMLQIVDISSNNFSGTLRVEWLTSLEAMKANIDFNDIEYSFLPFSRLYYEDAVSIAVKGLQLELVKILTIFTSIDFSCNNFEGPIPDTLGALKVLYFLNLSNDAFSGPIPPSLGHLHQLEFLDLSQNDLDGTIPTQLSDLNFLSVLNLSYNKLVGCIPVIKQFLTFLASSFENNSGLCGFPLETICSSSLRGNLGLCGIPLKKTCSITRNRTEEAGCVPSESDPDDGGDDDDNEKKWFYMGIPLGFVVGFWIFCGPLAFIRSWRFAYYRFWDKALFRHSCP